From Gemmatimonadaceae bacterium, one genomic window encodes:
- a CDS encoding alkaline phosphatase family protein: MKSSRAPFVAGLVFLSLACAASPPTPSAAQPSVQAAQPGGPPRLIVLITVDQMRADYLDKWAGQFTGGLARLTKNGAVFTNAFQDHANTETAPGHSTLLSGREPYRTGIVFNAEGVPDPGSPVIGGGGPGASPFRFKGSTLFDWLKYRDSHSRALSVSRKDRGAILPVGHAREAVFWYQSDGRFSTSSYYGDELPHWVHAFNERRIPQSYAGKAWTPLLQVAAYPEPDTVLFEDGGREPAFPHVVPSDSAAAAASLLAFPFLDDVTVQFALDGVNAMKLGAGRSTDLLAVSLSSTDAVGHRFGMSSRELHDQILRVDRAIGVLIDSLYKLRDSSTIVFALTADHGVTQMPELAEQNGDSPPPIRVDLSSVAADFQATLAKRMNTDSAIGYSDAMLMLNRSRLNRSHINADSLARAFADAAKHQPGVMRADLFKDLLTADTVKDVIARRWRHAIPPDWPVAVVVTLNHGSVWGTTPGVHGSPWDDDCHVPIVFYGPWIRPGRYAELARTVDIAPTFAQIAGVKPSEEIDGHALTSALLKN, encoded by the coding sequence CCGAGCGCGGCGCAGCCGAGTGTGCAGGCGGCGCAGCCGGGCGGGCCGCCGAGGCTGATCGTGTTGATCACGGTCGACCAGATGCGCGCGGACTATCTCGACAAATGGGCGGGGCAGTTCACCGGGGGACTCGCGCGGCTGACGAAGAATGGGGCGGTGTTCACGAATGCGTTTCAGGATCACGCAAACACCGAGACCGCGCCGGGGCATTCGACGCTGTTGTCGGGGCGGGAGCCGTATCGAACGGGAATCGTGTTCAACGCGGAAGGAGTGCCCGACCCCGGATCGCCAGTGATCGGCGGAGGCGGACCCGGTGCGTCGCCGTTTCGATTCAAGGGATCGACGCTCTTCGATTGGCTCAAGTACCGCGACTCGCATTCGCGTGCGCTCTCGGTCTCGAGAAAGGACCGCGGCGCAATCCTCCCCGTAGGCCACGCGCGCGAAGCCGTGTTCTGGTATCAGAGCGACGGCCGCTTTTCGACGAGCAGTTACTACGGCGACGAGCTTCCGCACTGGGTGCACGCGTTCAACGAGCGCCGCATCCCGCAGAGTTACGCCGGCAAGGCGTGGACGCCGCTGCTGCAGGTGGCCGCGTATCCGGAGCCGGACACCGTGCTGTTCGAGGACGGAGGACGCGAGCCGGCGTTCCCGCACGTCGTACCGAGCGATTCCGCCGCGGCCGCCGCCAGCCTGCTCGCGTTCCCGTTCCTGGATGACGTGACCGTTCAATTCGCGCTCGACGGCGTGAACGCGATGAAGCTCGGCGCAGGCCGCTCGACGGATTTGCTCGCCGTGTCACTGTCGTCGACCGACGCCGTAGGCCACCGCTTCGGGATGTCGTCGCGCGAGCTGCACGACCAGATCCTGCGCGTCGACCGCGCCATCGGCGTGCTGATCGACTCGCTCTACAAGCTTCGCGACTCATCGACGATCGTGTTCGCGCTCACCGCCGATCACGGCGTCACTCAGATGCCGGAGCTCGCCGAACAGAACGGCGACTCGCCGCCTCCGATCCGCGTCGACCTGTCCTCGGTCGCCGCGGATTTTCAGGCGACGCTCGCCAAGAGAATGAACACCGACTCGGCAATCGGTTACAGCGACGCCATGTTGATGCTCAATCGCTCGCGCTTGAATCGCTCGCACATCAACGCCGACTCGCTCGCCCGCGCGTTCGCCGACGCGGCGAAGCACCAACCCGGCGTCATGCGCGCGGATCTCTTCAAGGACCTTCTCACCGCCGACACGGTGAAGGACGTGATCGCGCGCCGGTGGCGCCACGCGATTCCTCCCGACTGGCCCGTCGCGGTCGTCGTGACGCTCAACCACGGCAGCGTCTGGGGCACGACGCCCGGCGTTCACGGCTCACCATGGGACGACGACTGCCACGTACCGATAGTCTTCTACGGTCCGTGGATTCGGCCCGGCCGCTACGCCGAGCTCGCCCGAACCGTCGACATCGCCCCCACGTTCGCACAGATCGCGGGCGTGAAACCGAGCGAAGAAATCGACGGCCACGCGCTCACGAGCGCGCTCCTGAAGAACTGA